In Rhododendron vialii isolate Sample 1 chromosome 9a, ASM3025357v1, the following are encoded in one genomic region:
- the LOC131300472 gene encoding probable 6-phosphogluconolactonase 4, chloroplastic isoform X1 has protein sequence MATCSLSLAAKLLTSLTTLRPPLRRSPLSVPSITQSFVTKTIARVSVISADYKKLNFRVMSSMGTEKGKGKVQVFDTEEALAVSLAKYTADLSDHFAKERGAFTVVFSGGSLIKSLRKLVEAPYIDSVDWSKWHVFWVDERVVPKDHEDSNYKLANDGFLSMVCSEVPIPTGNVYAINEALSAEGAADDYETCVKHLVKINTIDFSQASGFPKFDLMLLGMGPDGHVASLFPGHPLVHENKQWVSFIEDSPKPPPQRITFTFPVINSSANIALVVAGAGKADAVNVALGDGQNPDLLPVKLVSPEGELTWFLDRGAASKL, from the exons ATGGCCACCTGCTCCCTCAGTCTCGCTGCTAAATTACTCACATCGCTCACTACGCTACGCCCGCCGTTACGTCGATCGCCGCTGAGCGTTCCATCGATCACGCAATCGTTCGTCACTAAAACTATTGCCAGGGTTTCAGTGATTAGCGCAGACTACAAGAAATTGAATTTCAGAGTGATGTCGTCGATGGGGACGGAGAAAGGCAAAGGGAAGGTACAGGTGTTCGACACGGAGGAAGCTCTGGCGGTGTCTCTGGCGAAATACACCGCCGATCTGTCGGATCATTTTGCGAAAGAGAGAGGTGCTTTCACCGTTGTTTTTTCTGGTGGTTCTCTGATCAAATCTCTCAG GAAACTAGTAGAAGCTCCATACATTGATTCGGTGGACTGGTCGAAATGGCATGTATTTTGGGTGGATGAGAGAGTGGTTCCTAAGGATCATGAAGATAGCAACTATAAGCTCGCCAACGATGGTTTTCTATCAATGGTATGCTCCGAG GTACCGATTCCCACTGGTAACGTCTACGCCATCAATGAAGCACTTTCAGCAGAAGGTGCCGCTGATGACTATGAGACCTGTGTCAAACATTTAGTCAAGATAAACACAATAGATTTCTCTCAGGCTAGTGGGTTCCCGAAATTCGATCTCATGCTACTGGGTATGGGGCCAGATGGACACGTGGCTTCCCTATTCCCGGGACACCCTCTTGTCCATGAGAACAAACAATGGGTGTCCTTTATCGAGGACTCCCCAAAACCACCACCCCAGAGAATTACTTTCACTTTTCCAGTTATCAACTCCTCTGCAAATATTGCGCTTGTGGTAGCAGGGGCTGGTAAAGCTGACGCAGTGAATGTGGCATTGGGTGATGGACAGAATCCTGATTTGCTGCCTGTAAAATTGGTTTCGCCCGAGGGGGAGCTGACATGGTTTTTGGACAGGGGAGCAGCTTCTAAGCTTTAG
- the LOC131300472 gene encoding probable 6-phosphogluconolactonase 4, chloroplastic isoform X2, with protein sequence MATCSLSLAAKLLTSLTTLRPPLRRSPLSVPSITQSFVTKTIARVSVISADYKKLNFRVMSSMGTEKGKGKVQVFDTEEALAVSLAKYTADLSDHFAKERGAFTVVFSGGSLIKSLRKLVEAPYIDSVDWSKWHVFWVDERVVPKDHEDSNYKLANDGFLSMVPIPTGNVYAINEALSAEGAADDYETCVKHLVKINTIDFSQASGFPKFDLMLLGMGPDGHVASLFPGHPLVHENKQWVSFIEDSPKPPPQRITFTFPVINSSANIALVVAGAGKADAVNVALGDGQNPDLLPVKLVSPEGELTWFLDRGAASKL encoded by the exons ATGGCCACCTGCTCCCTCAGTCTCGCTGCTAAATTACTCACATCGCTCACTACGCTACGCCCGCCGTTACGTCGATCGCCGCTGAGCGTTCCATCGATCACGCAATCGTTCGTCACTAAAACTATTGCCAGGGTTTCAGTGATTAGCGCAGACTACAAGAAATTGAATTTCAGAGTGATGTCGTCGATGGGGACGGAGAAAGGCAAAGGGAAGGTACAGGTGTTCGACACGGAGGAAGCTCTGGCGGTGTCTCTGGCGAAATACACCGCCGATCTGTCGGATCATTTTGCGAAAGAGAGAGGTGCTTTCACCGTTGTTTTTTCTGGTGGTTCTCTGATCAAATCTCTCAG GAAACTAGTAGAAGCTCCATACATTGATTCGGTGGACTGGTCGAAATGGCATGTATTTTGGGTGGATGAGAGAGTGGTTCCTAAGGATCATGAAGATAGCAACTATAAGCTCGCCAACGATGGTTTTCTATCAATG GTACCGATTCCCACTGGTAACGTCTACGCCATCAATGAAGCACTTTCAGCAGAAGGTGCCGCTGATGACTATGAGACCTGTGTCAAACATTTAGTCAAGATAAACACAATAGATTTCTCTCAGGCTAGTGGGTTCCCGAAATTCGATCTCATGCTACTGGGTATGGGGCCAGATGGACACGTGGCTTCCCTATTCCCGGGACACCCTCTTGTCCATGAGAACAAACAATGGGTGTCCTTTATCGAGGACTCCCCAAAACCACCACCCCAGAGAATTACTTTCACTTTTCCAGTTATCAACTCCTCTGCAAATATTGCGCTTGTGGTAGCAGGGGCTGGTAAAGCTGACGCAGTGAATGTGGCATTGGGTGATGGACAGAATCCTGATTTGCTGCCTGTAAAATTGGTTTCGCCCGAGGGGGAGCTGACATGGTTTTTGGACAGGGGAGCAGCTTCTAAGCTTTAG